From the genome of Oncorhynchus tshawytscha isolate Ot180627B linkage group LG31, Otsh_v2.0, whole genome shotgun sequence, one region includes:
- the LOC112229740 gene encoding mothers against decapentaplegic homolog 4 isoform X5, translating to MSVNAPSSNDACLSIVHSLMCHRQGGENEGFAKRAIESLVKKLKEKKDELDSLITAITTNGVHPSKCVTIQRTLDGRLQVAGRKGFPHVIYARLWRWPDLHKNELKHVKFCQYAFDLKYDNVCVNPYHYERVVSPGIVGLSLQNTALSLSPLGPPGRLIKEEYIHDCIQMDMPLGMSPSDHPHPGALKLPPPDHYGQPLPPLQLPPEPQCAPPPITLYPNMPLSPTVPGSMLPLQGGHSEGLLQIASPQGQVMTPITPTPPPSTPTHGLPHGPQHTPQPPQLPSATWTGSSTASYTPVGPQQQNGRGHQQPPLHHPTHFCKLGSYRSQHHGSASFPPPVSNHPGPEFWCSISYFEMDVQVGEMFKVPASCPVVTVDGYVDPSGGDRFCLGQLSNVHRTDSSERARLHIGKGVQLECRGEGDVWMRCMSDHAVFVQSYYLDREAGRAPGDAVHKIYPGAYIKVFDLRQCHRQMQQQAATAQAAAAAQAAAVAGNIPGPGSVGGIAPAVSLSAAAGIGVDDLRRLCILRLSFVKGWGPDYPRQSIKHTPCWVEVHLHRALQLLDEVLHTMPLADPGPAN from the exons ATGTCGGTGAATGCCCCCAGCAGCAATGACGCCTGCCTGAGCATCGTGCACAGCCTCATGTGCCACCGGCAGGGCGGCGAGAATGAGGGCTTCGCCAAGCGCGCCATCGAGAGCCTGGTGAAGAAGCTGAAGGAGAAGAAGGACGAGCTGGACTCGCTCATCACCGCCATCACCACCAATGGAGTGCACCCCAGCAAGTGTGTGACCATCCAGAGGACCCTAGACGGTCGCCTGCAA gTTGCAGGGAGGAAAGGCTTCCCCCATGTGATTTACGCTCGACTATGGCGCTGGCCAGACCTGCACAAGAATGAGCTAAAGCACGTCAAATTCTGCCAATACGCTTTTGACCTCAAATATGACAATGTGTGTGTCAACCCCTACCACTATGAGAGAGTGGTTTCTCCCGGCATTG TTGGTCTCAGTCTTCAAAATACAG ccctctccctctctcctctaggcCCCCCTGGGAGGTTGATCAAAGAGGAGTACATTCATGACTGTATCCAGATGGATATGCCACTAGGCATGTCCCCATCGGACCACCCCCACCCAGGGGCCCTCAAGCTACCGCCTCCCGACCACTACGGCCAGCCCCTCCCGCCTCTGCAGCTCCCGCCGGAACCGCAGTGCGCCCCTCCGCCCATCACCCTCTACCCCAACATGCCCCTCTCGCCCACAG tgccCGGCTCTATGCTGCCTCTCCAGGGAGGTCACAGTGAGGGGCTCCTACAGATCGCCTCTCCGCAGGGTCAGGTCATGACCCCTATAACCCCCACGCCGCCCCCCTCCACCCCAACACACGGGCTACCACATGGGCCACAACACACCCCCCAGCCACCCCAGCTCCCGTCTG CAACTTGGACAGGCAGCAGCACAGCATCCTACACTCCTGTAggaccccaacaacagaatgggcGTGGCCACCAACAGCCTCCTCTCCACCATCCAACCCACTTCTGTAAGTTAGGCAGTTACA GGTCTCAGCATCATGGCTCGGCTTCATTTCCTCCCCCTGTGTCCAATCATCCAG GACCAGAGTTCTGGTGCTCCATCTCCTACTTTGAGATGGATGTCCAGGTGGGGGAGATGTTCAAGGTGCCGGCCAGCTGCCCGGTGGTGACGGTGGACGGCTACGTGGACCCCTCAGGGGGCGACCGCTTCTGTCTGGGCCAGCTCAGCAACGTCCACCGCACCGACTCCAGCGAAAGAGCCAG gtTGCACATAGGTAAAGGAGTGCAGCTGGAGTGTCGTGGCGAGGGAGATGTGTGGATGCGCTGTATGAGCGACCACGCCGTGTTCGTGCAGAGCTACTACCTGGACCGAGAGGCAGGCAGAGCACCAGGCGACGCAGTACACAAGATCTACCCCGGCGCCTACATCAAG GTGTTTGACCTGAGACAGTGTCACAGGCAGATGCAGCAGCAAGCAGCTACAgcgcaggcagcagcagcagctcaggCTGCCGCCGTGGCCGGCAACATCCCCGGGCCAGGCAGTGTTGGAGGCATTGCCCCTGCAGTCA GTCTTTCTGCTGCAGCGGGGATAGGTGTAGATGATCTCCGGAGGCTGTGTATTTTGCGGCTGAGCTTTGTGAAGGGTTGGGGGCCCGACTACCCCCGGCAGAGCATCAAACATACCCCCTGTTGGGTGGAGGTACACCTGCACCGGGCTCTGCAGCTGCTGGACGAGGTACTACACACCATGCCCTTGGCCGACCCAGGACCCGCTAACTGa
- the LOC112229740 gene encoding mothers against decapentaplegic homolog 4 isoform X3, producing the protein MSVNAPSSNDACLSIVHSLMCHRQGGENEGFAKRAIESLVKKLKEKKDELDSLITAITTNGVHPSKCVTIQRTLDGRLQVAGRKGFPHVIYARLWRWPDLHKNELKHVKFCQYAFDLKYDNVCVNPYHYERVVSPGIVGLSLQNTGPPGRLIKEEYIHDCIQMDMPLGMSPSDHPHPGALKLPPPDHYGQPLPPLQLPPEPQCAPPPITLYPNMPLSPTVPGSMLPLQGGHSEGLLQIASPQGQVMTPITPTPPPSTPTHGLPHGPQHTPQPPQLPSGQNGYNSSKHTQTQAAFHTTWTGSSTASYTPVGPQQQNGRGHQQPPLHHPTHFCKLGSYRSQHHGSASFPPPVSNHPGPEFWCSISYFEMDVQVGEMFKVPASCPVVTVDGYVDPSGGDRFCLGQLSNVHRTDSSERARLHIGKGVQLECRGEGDVWMRCMSDHAVFVQSYYLDREAGRAPGDAVHKIYPGAYIKVFDLRQCHRQMQQQAATAQAAAAAQAAAVAGNIPGPGSVGGIAPAVSLSAAAGIGVDDLRRLCILRLSFVKGWGPDYPRQSIKHTPCWVEVHLHRALQLLDEVLHTMPLADPGPAN; encoded by the exons ATGTCGGTGAATGCCCCCAGCAGCAATGACGCCTGCCTGAGCATCGTGCACAGCCTCATGTGCCACCGGCAGGGCGGCGAGAATGAGGGCTTCGCCAAGCGCGCCATCGAGAGCCTGGTGAAGAAGCTGAAGGAGAAGAAGGACGAGCTGGACTCGCTCATCACCGCCATCACCACCAATGGAGTGCACCCCAGCAAGTGTGTGACCATCCAGAGGACCCTAGACGGTCGCCTGCAA gTTGCAGGGAGGAAAGGCTTCCCCCATGTGATTTACGCTCGACTATGGCGCTGGCCAGACCTGCACAAGAATGAGCTAAAGCACGTCAAATTCTGCCAATACGCTTTTGACCTCAAATATGACAATGTGTGTGTCAACCCCTACCACTATGAGAGAGTGGTTTCTCCCGGCATTG TTGGTCTCAGTCTTCAAAATACAG gcCCCCCTGGGAGGTTGATCAAAGAGGAGTACATTCATGACTGTATCCAGATGGATATGCCACTAGGCATGTCCCCATCGGACCACCCCCACCCAGGGGCCCTCAAGCTACCGCCTCCCGACCACTACGGCCAGCCCCTCCCGCCTCTGCAGCTCCCGCCGGAACCGCAGTGCGCCCCTCCGCCCATCACCCTCTACCCCAACATGCCCCTCTCGCCCACAG tgccCGGCTCTATGCTGCCTCTCCAGGGAGGTCACAGTGAGGGGCTCCTACAGATCGCCTCTCCGCAGGGTCAGGTCATGACCCCTATAACCCCCACGCCGCCCCCCTCCACCCCAACACACGGGCTACCACATGGGCCACAACACACCCCCCAGCCACCCCAGCTCCCGTCTGGTCAGAATGGATACAACAgctccaaacacacacagacacaggctgcGTTCCACA CAACTTGGACAGGCAGCAGCACAGCATCCTACACTCCTGTAggaccccaacaacagaatgggcGTGGCCACCAACAGCCTCCTCTCCACCATCCAACCCACTTCTGTAAGTTAGGCAGTTACA GGTCTCAGCATCATGGCTCGGCTTCATTTCCTCCCCCTGTGTCCAATCATCCAG GACCAGAGTTCTGGTGCTCCATCTCCTACTTTGAGATGGATGTCCAGGTGGGGGAGATGTTCAAGGTGCCGGCCAGCTGCCCGGTGGTGACGGTGGACGGCTACGTGGACCCCTCAGGGGGCGACCGCTTCTGTCTGGGCCAGCTCAGCAACGTCCACCGCACCGACTCCAGCGAAAGAGCCAG gtTGCACATAGGTAAAGGAGTGCAGCTGGAGTGTCGTGGCGAGGGAGATGTGTGGATGCGCTGTATGAGCGACCACGCCGTGTTCGTGCAGAGCTACTACCTGGACCGAGAGGCAGGCAGAGCACCAGGCGACGCAGTACACAAGATCTACCCCGGCGCCTACATCAAG GTGTTTGACCTGAGACAGTGTCACAGGCAGATGCAGCAGCAAGCAGCTACAgcgcaggcagcagcagcagctcaggCTGCCGCCGTGGCCGGCAACATCCCCGGGCCAGGCAGTGTTGGAGGCATTGCCCCTGCAGTCA GTCTTTCTGCTGCAGCGGGGATAGGTGTAGATGATCTCCGGAGGCTGTGTATTTTGCGGCTGAGCTTTGTGAAGGGTTGGGGGCCCGACTACCCCCGGCAGAGCATCAAACATACCCCCTGTTGGGTGGAGGTACACCTGCACCGGGCTCTGCAGCTGCTGGACGAGGTACTACACACCATGCCCTTGGCCGACCCAGGACCCGCTAACTGa
- the LOC112229740 gene encoding mothers against decapentaplegic homolog 4 isoform X6 has protein sequence MSVNAPSSNDACLSIVHSLMCHRQGGENEGFAKRAIESLVKKLKEKKDELDSLITAITTNGVHPSKCVTIQRTLDGRLQVAGRKGFPHVIYARLWRWPDLHKNELKHVKFCQYAFDLKYDNVCVNPYHYERVVSPGIVGLSLQNTALSLSPLGPPGRLIKEEYIHDCIQMDMPLGMSPSDHPHPGALKLPPPDHYGQPLPPLQLPPEPQCAPPPITLYPNMPLSPTVPGSMLPLQGGHSEGLLQIASPQGQVMTPITPTPPPSTPTHGLPHGPQHTPQPPQLPSATWTGSSTASYTPVGPQQQNGRGHQQPPLHHPTHFWSQHHGSASFPPPVSNHPGPEFWCSISYFEMDVQVGEMFKVPASCPVVTVDGYVDPSGGDRFCLGQLSNVHRTDSSERARLHIGKGVQLECRGEGDVWMRCMSDHAVFVQSYYLDREAGRAPGDAVHKIYPGAYIKVFDLRQCHRQMQQQAATAQAAAAAQAAAVAGNIPGPGSVGGIAPAVSLSAAAGIGVDDLRRLCILRLSFVKGWGPDYPRQSIKHTPCWVEVHLHRALQLLDEVLHTMPLADPGPAN, from the exons ATGTCGGTGAATGCCCCCAGCAGCAATGACGCCTGCCTGAGCATCGTGCACAGCCTCATGTGCCACCGGCAGGGCGGCGAGAATGAGGGCTTCGCCAAGCGCGCCATCGAGAGCCTGGTGAAGAAGCTGAAGGAGAAGAAGGACGAGCTGGACTCGCTCATCACCGCCATCACCACCAATGGAGTGCACCCCAGCAAGTGTGTGACCATCCAGAGGACCCTAGACGGTCGCCTGCAA gTTGCAGGGAGGAAAGGCTTCCCCCATGTGATTTACGCTCGACTATGGCGCTGGCCAGACCTGCACAAGAATGAGCTAAAGCACGTCAAATTCTGCCAATACGCTTTTGACCTCAAATATGACAATGTGTGTGTCAACCCCTACCACTATGAGAGAGTGGTTTCTCCCGGCATTG TTGGTCTCAGTCTTCAAAATACAG ccctctccctctctcctctaggcCCCCCTGGGAGGTTGATCAAAGAGGAGTACATTCATGACTGTATCCAGATGGATATGCCACTAGGCATGTCCCCATCGGACCACCCCCACCCAGGGGCCCTCAAGCTACCGCCTCCCGACCACTACGGCCAGCCCCTCCCGCCTCTGCAGCTCCCGCCGGAACCGCAGTGCGCCCCTCCGCCCATCACCCTCTACCCCAACATGCCCCTCTCGCCCACAG tgccCGGCTCTATGCTGCCTCTCCAGGGAGGTCACAGTGAGGGGCTCCTACAGATCGCCTCTCCGCAGGGTCAGGTCATGACCCCTATAACCCCCACGCCGCCCCCCTCCACCCCAACACACGGGCTACCACATGGGCCACAACACACCCCCCAGCCACCCCAGCTCCCGTCTG CAACTTGGACAGGCAGCAGCACAGCATCCTACACTCCTGTAggaccccaacaacagaatgggcGTGGCCACCAACAGCCTCCTCTCCACCATCCAACCCACTTCT GGTCTCAGCATCATGGCTCGGCTTCATTTCCTCCCCCTGTGTCCAATCATCCAG GACCAGAGTTCTGGTGCTCCATCTCCTACTTTGAGATGGATGTCCAGGTGGGGGAGATGTTCAAGGTGCCGGCCAGCTGCCCGGTGGTGACGGTGGACGGCTACGTGGACCCCTCAGGGGGCGACCGCTTCTGTCTGGGCCAGCTCAGCAACGTCCACCGCACCGACTCCAGCGAAAGAGCCAG gtTGCACATAGGTAAAGGAGTGCAGCTGGAGTGTCGTGGCGAGGGAGATGTGTGGATGCGCTGTATGAGCGACCACGCCGTGTTCGTGCAGAGCTACTACCTGGACCGAGAGGCAGGCAGAGCACCAGGCGACGCAGTACACAAGATCTACCCCGGCGCCTACATCAAG GTGTTTGACCTGAGACAGTGTCACAGGCAGATGCAGCAGCAAGCAGCTACAgcgcaggcagcagcagcagctcaggCTGCCGCCGTGGCCGGCAACATCCCCGGGCCAGGCAGTGTTGGAGGCATTGCCCCTGCAGTCA GTCTTTCTGCTGCAGCGGGGATAGGTGTAGATGATCTCCGGAGGCTGTGTATTTTGCGGCTGAGCTTTGTGAAGGGTTGGGGGCCCGACTACCCCCGGCAGAGCATCAAACATACCCCCTGTTGGGTGGAGGTACACCTGCACCGGGCTCTGCAGCTGCTGGACGAGGTACTACACACCATGCCCTTGGCCGACCCAGGACCCGCTAACTGa
- the LOC112229740 gene encoding mothers against decapentaplegic homolog 4 isoform X4, with the protein MSVNAPSSNDACLSIVHSLMCHRQGGENEGFAKRAIESLVKKLKEKKDELDSLITAITTNGVHPSKCVTIQRTLDGRLQVAGRKGFPHVIYARLWRWPDLHKNELKHVKFCQYAFDLKYDNVCVNPYHYERVVSPGIVGLSLQNTGPPGRLIKEEYIHDCIQMDMPLGMSPSDHPHPGALKLPPPDHYGQPLPPLQLPPEPQCAPPPITLYPNMPLSPTVPGSMLPLQGGHSEGLLQIASPQGQVMTPITPTPPPSTPTHGLPHGPQHTPQPPQLPSGQNGYNSSKHTQTQAAFHTTWTGSSTASYTPVGPQQQNGRGHQQPPLHHPTHFWSQHHGSASFPPPVSNHPGPEFWCSISYFEMDVQVGEMFKVPASCPVVTVDGYVDPSGGDRFCLGQLSNVHRTDSSERARLHIGKGVQLECRGEGDVWMRCMSDHAVFVQSYYLDREAGRAPGDAVHKIYPGAYIKVFDLRQCHRQMQQQAATAQAAAAAQAAAVAGNIPGPGSVGGIAPAVSLSAAAGIGVDDLRRLCILRLSFVKGWGPDYPRQSIKHTPCWVEVHLHRALQLLDEVLHTMPLADPGPAN; encoded by the exons ATGTCGGTGAATGCCCCCAGCAGCAATGACGCCTGCCTGAGCATCGTGCACAGCCTCATGTGCCACCGGCAGGGCGGCGAGAATGAGGGCTTCGCCAAGCGCGCCATCGAGAGCCTGGTGAAGAAGCTGAAGGAGAAGAAGGACGAGCTGGACTCGCTCATCACCGCCATCACCACCAATGGAGTGCACCCCAGCAAGTGTGTGACCATCCAGAGGACCCTAGACGGTCGCCTGCAA gTTGCAGGGAGGAAAGGCTTCCCCCATGTGATTTACGCTCGACTATGGCGCTGGCCAGACCTGCACAAGAATGAGCTAAAGCACGTCAAATTCTGCCAATACGCTTTTGACCTCAAATATGACAATGTGTGTGTCAACCCCTACCACTATGAGAGAGTGGTTTCTCCCGGCATTG TTGGTCTCAGTCTTCAAAATACAG gcCCCCCTGGGAGGTTGATCAAAGAGGAGTACATTCATGACTGTATCCAGATGGATATGCCACTAGGCATGTCCCCATCGGACCACCCCCACCCAGGGGCCCTCAAGCTACCGCCTCCCGACCACTACGGCCAGCCCCTCCCGCCTCTGCAGCTCCCGCCGGAACCGCAGTGCGCCCCTCCGCCCATCACCCTCTACCCCAACATGCCCCTCTCGCCCACAG tgccCGGCTCTATGCTGCCTCTCCAGGGAGGTCACAGTGAGGGGCTCCTACAGATCGCCTCTCCGCAGGGTCAGGTCATGACCCCTATAACCCCCACGCCGCCCCCCTCCACCCCAACACACGGGCTACCACATGGGCCACAACACACCCCCCAGCCACCCCAGCTCCCGTCTGGTCAGAATGGATACAACAgctccaaacacacacagacacaggctgcGTTCCACA CAACTTGGACAGGCAGCAGCACAGCATCCTACACTCCTGTAggaccccaacaacagaatgggcGTGGCCACCAACAGCCTCCTCTCCACCATCCAACCCACTTCT GGTCTCAGCATCATGGCTCGGCTTCATTTCCTCCCCCTGTGTCCAATCATCCAG GACCAGAGTTCTGGTGCTCCATCTCCTACTTTGAGATGGATGTCCAGGTGGGGGAGATGTTCAAGGTGCCGGCCAGCTGCCCGGTGGTGACGGTGGACGGCTACGTGGACCCCTCAGGGGGCGACCGCTTCTGTCTGGGCCAGCTCAGCAACGTCCACCGCACCGACTCCAGCGAAAGAGCCAG gtTGCACATAGGTAAAGGAGTGCAGCTGGAGTGTCGTGGCGAGGGAGATGTGTGGATGCGCTGTATGAGCGACCACGCCGTGTTCGTGCAGAGCTACTACCTGGACCGAGAGGCAGGCAGAGCACCAGGCGACGCAGTACACAAGATCTACCCCGGCGCCTACATCAAG GTGTTTGACCTGAGACAGTGTCACAGGCAGATGCAGCAGCAAGCAGCTACAgcgcaggcagcagcagcagctcaggCTGCCGCCGTGGCCGGCAACATCCCCGGGCCAGGCAGTGTTGGAGGCATTGCCCCTGCAGTCA GTCTTTCTGCTGCAGCGGGGATAGGTGTAGATGATCTCCGGAGGCTGTGTATTTTGCGGCTGAGCTTTGTGAAGGGTTGGGGGCCCGACTACCCCCGGCAGAGCATCAAACATACCCCCTGTTGGGTGGAGGTACACCTGCACCGGGCTCTGCAGCTGCTGGACGAGGTACTACACACCATGCCCTTGGCCGACCCAGGACCCGCTAACTGa
- the LOC112229740 gene encoding mothers against decapentaplegic homolog 4 isoform X1, giving the protein MSVNAPSSNDACLSIVHSLMCHRQGGENEGFAKRAIESLVKKLKEKKDELDSLITAITTNGVHPSKCVTIQRTLDGRLQVAGRKGFPHVIYARLWRWPDLHKNELKHVKFCQYAFDLKYDNVCVNPYHYERVVSPGIVGLSLQNTALSLSPLGPPGRLIKEEYIHDCIQMDMPLGMSPSDHPHPGALKLPPPDHYGQPLPPLQLPPEPQCAPPPITLYPNMPLSPTVPGSMLPLQGGHSEGLLQIASPQGQVMTPITPTPPPSTPTHGLPHGPQHTPQPPQLPSGQNGYNSSKHTQTQAAFHTTWTGSSTASYTPVGPQQQNGRGHQQPPLHHPTHFCKLGSYRSQHHGSASFPPPVSNHPGPEFWCSISYFEMDVQVGEMFKVPASCPVVTVDGYVDPSGGDRFCLGQLSNVHRTDSSERARLHIGKGVQLECRGEGDVWMRCMSDHAVFVQSYYLDREAGRAPGDAVHKIYPGAYIKVFDLRQCHRQMQQQAATAQAAAAAQAAAVAGNIPGPGSVGGIAPAVSLSAAAGIGVDDLRRLCILRLSFVKGWGPDYPRQSIKHTPCWVEVHLHRALQLLDEVLHTMPLADPGPAN; this is encoded by the exons ATGTCGGTGAATGCCCCCAGCAGCAATGACGCCTGCCTGAGCATCGTGCACAGCCTCATGTGCCACCGGCAGGGCGGCGAGAATGAGGGCTTCGCCAAGCGCGCCATCGAGAGCCTGGTGAAGAAGCTGAAGGAGAAGAAGGACGAGCTGGACTCGCTCATCACCGCCATCACCACCAATGGAGTGCACCCCAGCAAGTGTGTGACCATCCAGAGGACCCTAGACGGTCGCCTGCAA gTTGCAGGGAGGAAAGGCTTCCCCCATGTGATTTACGCTCGACTATGGCGCTGGCCAGACCTGCACAAGAATGAGCTAAAGCACGTCAAATTCTGCCAATACGCTTTTGACCTCAAATATGACAATGTGTGTGTCAACCCCTACCACTATGAGAGAGTGGTTTCTCCCGGCATTG TTGGTCTCAGTCTTCAAAATACAG ccctctccctctctcctctaggcCCCCCTGGGAGGTTGATCAAAGAGGAGTACATTCATGACTGTATCCAGATGGATATGCCACTAGGCATGTCCCCATCGGACCACCCCCACCCAGGGGCCCTCAAGCTACCGCCTCCCGACCACTACGGCCAGCCCCTCCCGCCTCTGCAGCTCCCGCCGGAACCGCAGTGCGCCCCTCCGCCCATCACCCTCTACCCCAACATGCCCCTCTCGCCCACAG tgccCGGCTCTATGCTGCCTCTCCAGGGAGGTCACAGTGAGGGGCTCCTACAGATCGCCTCTCCGCAGGGTCAGGTCATGACCCCTATAACCCCCACGCCGCCCCCCTCCACCCCAACACACGGGCTACCACATGGGCCACAACACACCCCCCAGCCACCCCAGCTCCCGTCTGGTCAGAATGGATACAACAgctccaaacacacacagacacaggctgcGTTCCACA CAACTTGGACAGGCAGCAGCACAGCATCCTACACTCCTGTAggaccccaacaacagaatgggcGTGGCCACCAACAGCCTCCTCTCCACCATCCAACCCACTTCTGTAAGTTAGGCAGTTACA GGTCTCAGCATCATGGCTCGGCTTCATTTCCTCCCCCTGTGTCCAATCATCCAG GACCAGAGTTCTGGTGCTCCATCTCCTACTTTGAGATGGATGTCCAGGTGGGGGAGATGTTCAAGGTGCCGGCCAGCTGCCCGGTGGTGACGGTGGACGGCTACGTGGACCCCTCAGGGGGCGACCGCTTCTGTCTGGGCCAGCTCAGCAACGTCCACCGCACCGACTCCAGCGAAAGAGCCAG gtTGCACATAGGTAAAGGAGTGCAGCTGGAGTGTCGTGGCGAGGGAGATGTGTGGATGCGCTGTATGAGCGACCACGCCGTGTTCGTGCAGAGCTACTACCTGGACCGAGAGGCAGGCAGAGCACCAGGCGACGCAGTACACAAGATCTACCCCGGCGCCTACATCAAG GTGTTTGACCTGAGACAGTGTCACAGGCAGATGCAGCAGCAAGCAGCTACAgcgcaggcagcagcagcagctcaggCTGCCGCCGTGGCCGGCAACATCCCCGGGCCAGGCAGTGTTGGAGGCATTGCCCCTGCAGTCA GTCTTTCTGCTGCAGCGGGGATAGGTGTAGATGATCTCCGGAGGCTGTGTATTTTGCGGCTGAGCTTTGTGAAGGGTTGGGGGCCCGACTACCCCCGGCAGAGCATCAAACATACCCCCTGTTGGGTGGAGGTACACCTGCACCGGGCTCTGCAGCTGCTGGACGAGGTACTACACACCATGCCCTTGGCCGACCCAGGACCCGCTAACTGa
- the LOC112229740 gene encoding mothers against decapentaplegic homolog 4 isoform X2: MSVNAPSSNDACLSIVHSLMCHRQGGENEGFAKRAIESLVKKLKEKKDELDSLITAITTNGVHPSKCVTIQRTLDGRLQVAGRKGFPHVIYARLWRWPDLHKNELKHVKFCQYAFDLKYDNVCVNPYHYERVVSPGIVGLSLQNTALSLSPLGPPGRLIKEEYIHDCIQMDMPLGMSPSDHPHPGALKLPPPDHYGQPLPPLQLPPEPQCAPPPITLYPNMPLSPTVPGSMLPLQGGHSEGLLQIASPQGQVMTPITPTPPPSTPTHGLPHGPQHTPQPPQLPSGQNGYNSSKHTQTQAAFHTTWTGSSTASYTPVGPQQQNGRGHQQPPLHHPTHFWSQHHGSASFPPPVSNHPGPEFWCSISYFEMDVQVGEMFKVPASCPVVTVDGYVDPSGGDRFCLGQLSNVHRTDSSERARLHIGKGVQLECRGEGDVWMRCMSDHAVFVQSYYLDREAGRAPGDAVHKIYPGAYIKVFDLRQCHRQMQQQAATAQAAAAAQAAAVAGNIPGPGSVGGIAPAVSLSAAAGIGVDDLRRLCILRLSFVKGWGPDYPRQSIKHTPCWVEVHLHRALQLLDEVLHTMPLADPGPAN, encoded by the exons ATGTCGGTGAATGCCCCCAGCAGCAATGACGCCTGCCTGAGCATCGTGCACAGCCTCATGTGCCACCGGCAGGGCGGCGAGAATGAGGGCTTCGCCAAGCGCGCCATCGAGAGCCTGGTGAAGAAGCTGAAGGAGAAGAAGGACGAGCTGGACTCGCTCATCACCGCCATCACCACCAATGGAGTGCACCCCAGCAAGTGTGTGACCATCCAGAGGACCCTAGACGGTCGCCTGCAA gTTGCAGGGAGGAAAGGCTTCCCCCATGTGATTTACGCTCGACTATGGCGCTGGCCAGACCTGCACAAGAATGAGCTAAAGCACGTCAAATTCTGCCAATACGCTTTTGACCTCAAATATGACAATGTGTGTGTCAACCCCTACCACTATGAGAGAGTGGTTTCTCCCGGCATTG TTGGTCTCAGTCTTCAAAATACAG ccctctccctctctcctctaggcCCCCCTGGGAGGTTGATCAAAGAGGAGTACATTCATGACTGTATCCAGATGGATATGCCACTAGGCATGTCCCCATCGGACCACCCCCACCCAGGGGCCCTCAAGCTACCGCCTCCCGACCACTACGGCCAGCCCCTCCCGCCTCTGCAGCTCCCGCCGGAACCGCAGTGCGCCCCTCCGCCCATCACCCTCTACCCCAACATGCCCCTCTCGCCCACAG tgccCGGCTCTATGCTGCCTCTCCAGGGAGGTCACAGTGAGGGGCTCCTACAGATCGCCTCTCCGCAGGGTCAGGTCATGACCCCTATAACCCCCACGCCGCCCCCCTCCACCCCAACACACGGGCTACCACATGGGCCACAACACACCCCCCAGCCACCCCAGCTCCCGTCTGGTCAGAATGGATACAACAgctccaaacacacacagacacaggctgcGTTCCACA CAACTTGGACAGGCAGCAGCACAGCATCCTACACTCCTGTAggaccccaacaacagaatgggcGTGGCCACCAACAGCCTCCTCTCCACCATCCAACCCACTTCT GGTCTCAGCATCATGGCTCGGCTTCATTTCCTCCCCCTGTGTCCAATCATCCAG GACCAGAGTTCTGGTGCTCCATCTCCTACTTTGAGATGGATGTCCAGGTGGGGGAGATGTTCAAGGTGCCGGCCAGCTGCCCGGTGGTGACGGTGGACGGCTACGTGGACCCCTCAGGGGGCGACCGCTTCTGTCTGGGCCAGCTCAGCAACGTCCACCGCACCGACTCCAGCGAAAGAGCCAG gtTGCACATAGGTAAAGGAGTGCAGCTGGAGTGTCGTGGCGAGGGAGATGTGTGGATGCGCTGTATGAGCGACCACGCCGTGTTCGTGCAGAGCTACTACCTGGACCGAGAGGCAGGCAGAGCACCAGGCGACGCAGTACACAAGATCTACCCCGGCGCCTACATCAAG GTGTTTGACCTGAGACAGTGTCACAGGCAGATGCAGCAGCAAGCAGCTACAgcgcaggcagcagcagcagctcaggCTGCCGCCGTGGCCGGCAACATCCCCGGGCCAGGCAGTGTTGGAGGCATTGCCCCTGCAGTCA GTCTTTCTGCTGCAGCGGGGATAGGTGTAGATGATCTCCGGAGGCTGTGTATTTTGCGGCTGAGCTTTGTGAAGGGTTGGGGGCCCGACTACCCCCGGCAGAGCATCAAACATACCCCCTGTTGGGTGGAGGTACACCTGCACCGGGCTCTGCAGCTGCTGGACGAGGTACTACACACCATGCCCTTGGCCGACCCAGGACCCGCTAACTGa